In Maridesulfovibrio sp., a single genomic region encodes these proteins:
- a CDS encoding multidrug resistance efflux transporter family protein, whose translation MKIILTGILAALFFSSTFILNRAMSLEGGHWVWSASLRYVWMLVLLCAGLLVLRRKLLVESFDLYRRHFVFWTIAGGIGFGVFYALLSFSASYAPGWVVAATWQTTILATPIVLLGFGRKIPLRAMLLTLIIFAGVLLVNIESVEQSSWNAVLLGALPVLVAAFAYPLGNQLVWEARNGGGKLIPRLDSPAMDDPFCRVLLLTLGSLPLWAVLIVAVEPPVPSTNQLLNTALVAVFSGVAATSLFLYARHKARSAAELAAADCTQSMEVVFSLLGEVLFLGGALPGPLGWGGILLTMTGLVLYLRVQNVR comes from the coding sequence ATGAAGATTATCCTGACCGGAATTCTGGCAGCCCTGTTTTTCAGTTCCACATTCATTCTCAATCGTGCCATGAGCCTTGAAGGCGGCCACTGGGTCTGGTCGGCCAGCCTCAGATACGTCTGGATGCTCGTACTGCTTTGTGCCGGTCTTCTTGTCCTGCGCCGTAAGCTGCTGGTTGAATCGTTTGATCTGTACCGACGTCATTTCGTTTTCTGGACCATTGCCGGGGGAATCGGTTTCGGCGTTTTTTACGCCCTCCTGTCATTCAGCGCCTCTTACGCTCCGGGCTGGGTCGTTGCCGCCACATGGCAGACAACCATACTGGCGACCCCGATAGTTCTTCTCGGTTTCGGGCGGAAGATTCCTTTGCGGGCCATGCTGCTTACCCTGATAATCTTTGCCGGGGTCCTGCTGGTGAATATTGAAAGTGTGGAGCAAAGTTCATGGAACGCCGTGCTGCTCGGTGCGCTGCCTGTTCTGGTTGCGGCCTTTGCCTATCCCCTGGGGAATCAGTTGGTATGGGAGGCCCGCAACGGCGGAGGAAAGCTTATCCCCCGGCTGGATTCTCCTGCCATGGATGATCCCTTCTGCCGGGTGCTGCTGCTTACCCTCGGTTCGCTGCCGTTGTGGGCAGTGCTTATCGTGGCGGTTGAACCTCCGGTTCCCTCAACAAATCAGTTGCTGAACACGGCTCTTGTGGCTGTTTTCTCCGGGGTGGCGGCGACCAGCCTTTTTCTCTATGCACGCCACAAAGCAAGGTCTGCGGCCGAACTTGCCGCAGCAGACTGCACTCAATCCATGGAAGTGGTCTTTTCACTGCTCGGAGAAGTTCTGTTTCTGGGCGGAGCCCTGCCCGGCCCCCTTGGCTGGGGCGGAATTCTTCTGACCATGACCGGGCTTGTGCTTTATTTGAGAGTTCAGAACGTACGTTAG
- a CDS encoding rhomboid family intramembrane serine protease, protein MIPIRDNVPCLTTPYVLRAIMIINIAIFIFEQTLTPSGRLVLFHLLGVVPARFFNHEWAVAAGYPDAGTLPLFTYMFLHSNWLHIILNMWMLWIFADNIEDAVGHVRFVIFYLACGLAAIATQMAIDPAASAPVIGASGAVAGIMGGYLLLYPHGKVLTLFPVVIIPFFFKIPAWLFLLLWFAIQVVSGITDHFAGAAEKIAWAAHAGGFIAGMLMIKLFVRKDRCVYCYVRDKKDYELPEDF, encoded by the coding sequence ATGATTCCAATCCGCGACAATGTCCCCTGCCTGACTACTCCGTACGTGCTTCGCGCAATCATGATCATCAATATAGCGATTTTTATTTTTGAGCAGACGCTTACTCCGTCCGGGCGGCTTGTTCTGTTTCACCTGCTGGGTGTGGTCCCGGCAAGGTTCTTCAACCATGAATGGGCGGTTGCCGCAGGTTATCCGGATGCCGGGACCCTGCCGCTTTTCACCTACATGTTTCTGCACAGCAACTGGCTGCACATCATTTTAAACATGTGGATGCTCTGGATATTTGCAGACAACATTGAAGACGCGGTGGGGCATGTCCGGTTTGTAATATTTTATCTGGCCTGCGGGCTTGCGGCTATTGCGACCCAGATGGCGATAGACCCGGCGGCCAGCGCACCGGTTATCGGGGCCTCTGGAGCAGTGGCGGGGATAATGGGCGGTTATCTGTTGCTTTACCCGCACGGCAAGGTGCTGACACTTTTTCCGGTGGTGATCATTCCGTTTTTTTTCAAGATACCGGCATGGCTGTTTTTGCTGCTGTGGTTTGCCATACAGGTTGTTTCCGGAATTACGGACCACTTTGCTGGGGCTGCCGAAAAAATAGCCTGGGCGGCCCATGCCGGTGGTTTCATCGCGGGTATGCTGATGATCAAGCTGTTCGTGCGCAAGGATCGCTGCGTTTACTGTTACGTCCGGGACAAGAAGGATTATGAACTGCCAGAGGATTTCTGA
- a CDS encoding J domain-containing protein produces MSVKYKDYYKLLGVSRTAEKEEISKAFKKLARKYHPDLNPDNADAEQKFKEINEAYEVLKDPEKRKMYDQFGSDWEHGQNFRPPPGYENAHFGGFGGAGGGDFSDFFETIFGGGGGFSGASFGGASGFGGQGFGGQSFGGAGFQQRPRKGTDSETTLQLTLEEAYKGGSKSITVQERATGPGGHPMVQSKTLDVNIPAGIKDGQKIRLAGQGSPGPNDGPRGDLYLKIRLAPHQYFKVEDNNVILDLDLTPWEAALGTRVKLPTLEGMIEMNIPAGIGSGKKLRVKGRGMGSGARKGDQFVRIMIQVPKGDSEEMTRLWQEMAAKSDFNPRPF; encoded by the coding sequence ATGAGCGTGAAATATAAGGATTATTATAAACTTCTGGGAGTTTCCCGTACAGCTGAAAAGGAAGAAATTTCCAAGGCTTTCAAAAAGCTGGCCAGGAAATATCATCCGGACCTGAATCCGGACAATGCCGATGCGGAACAGAAGTTCAAGGAAATCAACGAAGCTTACGAAGTCCTCAAGGACCCCGAAAAGCGCAAGATGTACGACCAGTTCGGTTCGGATTGGGAGCACGGACAGAATTTCCGTCCGCCTCCGGGCTATGAGAACGCGCATTTCGGCGGCTTCGGCGGTGCTGGCGGAGGTGATTTCAGCGACTTCTTTGAAACCATATTCGGCGGTGGCGGAGGTTTCAGCGGAGCAAGCTTCGGCGGAGCATCGGGATTCGGAGGCCAGGGCTTCGGAGGACAGAGTTTCGGCGGTGCCGGTTTTCAGCAGCGTCCCCGCAAGGGAACTGATTCCGAAACAACACTGCAACTGACTCTGGAAGAAGCTTACAAGGGCGGTTCCAAGTCCATTACCGTGCAGGAAAGGGCCACCGGTCCCGGCGGGCATCCCATGGTCCAGTCCAAGACGCTGGATGTGAACATTCCGGCGGGCATCAAGGACGGCCAGAAGATCCGTCTTGCCGGACAGGGCTCACCGGGCCCCAATGACGGGCCGCGCGGCGACCTGTACCTGAAGATCCGGCTGGCACCGCACCAGTATTTCAAGGTGGAAGACAACAACGTCATCCTTGATCTGGACCTGACCCCGTGGGAAGCCGCTCTGGGCACCAGAGTAAAACTGCCCACCCTGGAAGGAATGATCGAGATGAACATTCCCGCAGGAATCGGGAGCGGAAAGAAACTGCGTGTAAAAGGACGCGGCATGGGTTCCGGAGCCAGAAAGGGAGACCAGTTCGTGCGCATCATGATACAGGTTCCCAAGGGCGATTCCGAGGAAATGACCAGACTCTGGCAGGAAATGGCCGCAAAGTCCGACTTCAACCCCAGGCCGTTCTAA
- the coaE gene encoding dephospho-CoA kinase (Dephospho-CoA kinase (CoaE) performs the final step in coenzyme A biosynthesis.) yields MCDNEAFPENEELLEDETTQAWERTASAFDRNVRLDKFWGTALEEDGVSRGKVQDWIKSGGATVDGKVCTKANLKLSGGERLTLEGESASGTLIPEDKPLEILFNDGSIAVVNKPAGLTTHPAPSCPTDTLVHRLIHHFPQIVDMDPWRPGIVHRLDKFTSGLISVALNEHDRLAMSAAFADREVKKTYLAIVHGVPEREFGDIDEPIGRHPVHKTRMSVLMKGGREARSSYTVLWSDPAGRASLVRVRIHTGRTHQIRVHMAHIGHPLLGDQVYGAREHALMVRENPKLAEFAGRQMLHAHSLSFTHPGTGERLDFLLPPPDDFVTLLKELNRSVQRVGLIGMPCSGKSAVLREFWEQGIPVFSADVSVAQAYEKDAPGWELIRQRFGNRFIDAETGNIDKPALFSSMCEDESVRREIMDIIHPIVRHEAEEFFVENVSSPLAVAEVPLLLEGGWHTEKLVDVVVGVHCPESRRTGELREKRSLPAETLAVFDSWQWDEKSKLACCSAVIENDAGLDKLKSETMRVLGELAALREQKEDDFSALLHRLFSEKEG; encoded by the coding sequence ATGTGTGATAATGAAGCGTTTCCGGAAAATGAAGAGCTTTTAGAAGATGAAACCACCCAGGCCTGGGAGCGGACTGCCTCTGCTTTCGACCGTAATGTGCGGCTGGATAAATTCTGGGGTACAGCCCTTGAAGAGGATGGCGTTTCACGCGGCAAAGTGCAGGACTGGATAAAGTCCGGCGGGGCTACTGTCGACGGGAAGGTCTGCACCAAGGCCAACCTGAAGCTTTCCGGGGGGGAAAGGCTTACTCTTGAAGGGGAGAGCGCATCCGGGACCCTGATTCCTGAAGACAAGCCTCTTGAAATACTTTTCAACGACGGCAGCATTGCAGTGGTGAACAAGCCTGCCGGGCTGACCACTCATCCAGCGCCGAGTTGTCCCACGGATACTCTGGTGCATCGGCTGATCCATCATTTCCCGCAGATTGTGGACATGGACCCGTGGCGACCCGGAATTGTACACCGACTGGACAAGTTCACGTCCGGACTGATCTCCGTTGCGCTCAACGAGCATGACCGGCTGGCAATGTCCGCGGCTTTTGCCGATCGGGAAGTGAAAAAGACCTATCTGGCAATCGTGCACGGAGTCCCGGAACGCGAATTCGGAGACATAGACGAGCCCATCGGGCGGCACCCGGTACACAAGACCAGAATGTCCGTGCTGATGAAGGGCGGGCGTGAAGCCCGGTCAAGCTACACGGTTCTCTGGAGCGATCCTGCCGGTCGGGCAAGTCTGGTCCGGGTCAGGATACATACCGGGCGAACCCACCAGATCAGGGTTCATATGGCCCATATCGGCCATCCTCTTCTGGGAGATCAGGTCTACGGGGCCAGGGAACATGCGCTCATGGTCCGGGAAAATCCGAAGCTGGCGGAGTTCGCCGGGCGGCAGATGCTGCATGCCCACAGCCTTTCCTTTACGCATCCCGGAACCGGTGAACGGCTTGATTTTCTGCTTCCACCGCCCGATGATTTCGTTACCCTGCTGAAGGAACTGAACCGGTCCGTTCAGCGGGTCGGGCTGATCGGTATGCCGTGCAGCGGAAAATCCGCCGTGCTCAGGGAGTTTTGGGAGCAGGGCATACCCGTGTTCAGCGCGGATGTCTCTGTAGCTCAGGCATATGAAAAGGACGCTCCCGGCTGGGAGCTTATCCGTCAGCGTTTCGGTAATCGTTTTATTGACGCGGAAACTGGGAACATTGACAAACCGGCCCTGTTCAGCTCCATGTGCGAAGACGAATCTGTCCGCCGCGAGATCATGGATATAATCCACCCCATCGTCCGGCACGAGGCGGAGGAGTTTTTTGTCGAAAATGTCTCCAGTCCGCTGGCCGTAGCCGAAGTTCCGCTGCTGCTTGAAGGCGGGTGGCACACCGAGAAACTGGTGGACGTGGTGGTCGGCGTGCATTGCCCTGAGAGCAGGCGCACCGGTGAGTTGCGTGAAAAGCGCAGTCTGCCCGCAGAAACACTGGCTGTGTTCGATTCCTGGCAGTGGGATGAAAAATCCAAGCTGGCCTGCTGTTCTGCTGTAATAGAAAACGATGCCGGACTTGATAAGCTTAAGTCCGAAACAATGCGGGTGCTTGGTGAGCTTGCGGCGCTGCGCGAGCAGAAGGAAGATGATTTTTCGGCCTTGCTGCACAGGCTGTTCAGTGAAAAAGAAGGCTGA
- the upp gene encoding uracil phosphoribosyltransferase gives MAVHVVDHPLVRHKLGILREDGISTSRFRALAQEISRLLTYEATKDLVTEKKTIKGWAGDVEVEEIKGKKITVVPILRAGLGMMDGVLDMVPGARVSVVGFYRNEETLQPVEYYVKLASNIDERIALILDPMLATGGTLMATIDLLKKSGCTNIKGLFLVAAPEGIEKIVTAHPDVDIYVAAIDEKLNDVGYILPGLGDAGDKIFGTK, from the coding sequence GTGGCGGTTCATGTGGTAGACCATCCTCTGGTAAGACACAAGCTCGGCATTCTCCGTGAAGACGGCATCAGTACCAGCCGCTTTCGCGCACTGGCTCAGGAAATATCAAGACTCCTCACCTACGAGGCCACCAAGGACCTTGTAACGGAAAAGAAAACCATCAAAGGCTGGGCCGGAGATGTTGAAGTAGAGGAGATCAAAGGCAAAAAAATCACCGTGGTTCCCATTCTCCGGGCCGGGCTCGGCATGATGGACGGTGTCCTTGACATGGTTCCCGGAGCCCGTGTGAGCGTTGTAGGATTCTACCGGAACGAGGAAACTCTGCAGCCGGTTGAATATTACGTCAAGCTCGCAAGCAACATCGATGAACGCATCGCGCTCATACTTGATCCGATGCTGGCAACCGGCGGAACACTGATGGCTACAATAGACCTGCTCAAGAAGTCGGGCTGCACAAACATCAAGGGACTTTTCCTTGTGGCAGCTCCCGAGGGCATTGAAAAAATTGTGACCGCTCATCCGGATGTAGACATATATGTCGCGGCAATCGATGAAAAACTCAACGATGTAGGATACATCCTCCCGGGTCTCGGAGACGCGGGAGACAAGATATTCGGCACCAAATAG
- a CDS encoding uracil-xanthine permease family protein, translated as MSTSSTDYNFRARDFVLGAQMLFVAFGALVLVPLLTGLDTNVALFTAGAGTLLFQIVTKGRVPVFLASSFAFIAPIIYGVQTWGIPSTLCGLAAAGLFYVILSFLIRLKGTEMLSRILPPVVTGPVIMVIGLILAPVAVFMATGKTGDGSAILVPEKTALILSMTSLAVTVAASLFGKGWLKLIPILCGIGAGYLVSIFLGLVSFEAVAAAPWIAMPNFTFPEWNLQAVLFIVPVAIAPAIEHFGDILAISSVAGKNYVEDPGIQNTMLGDGLATSLAACLGGPPNTTYSEVTGAVALVKAFNPAIMTWASIVAIVLAFCGKVGAFLATIPVPVMGGIMVLLFGAIMVVGMNTLVRSGEDLMEPRNLAIVALIVIFGVGGMSVPTPFSDEFRLGGIGLAGILGVVLNLILPRPAKSE; from the coding sequence ATGAGTACGAGCAGTACAGACTACAACTTCAGGGCAAGAGATTTTGTTCTGGGCGCACAGATGCTTTTCGTGGCTTTCGGAGCGCTTGTCCTTGTCCCGCTTCTTACCGGTCTGGATACCAACGTTGCGTTGTTCACCGCCGGAGCCGGTACGCTGCTGTTCCAGATTGTAACCAAAGGAAGGGTTCCCGTCTTTCTGGCATCTTCCTTTGCTTTCATCGCCCCCATCATCTACGGAGTGCAGACCTGGGGGATTCCTTCCACCCTCTGCGGGCTGGCCGCTGCCGGTCTGTTCTACGTAATCCTGAGTTTTCTGATCCGTCTGAAAGGGACTGAAATGCTCAGCAGAATTCTTCCCCCTGTCGTCACGGGACCGGTCATCATGGTCATCGGGTTGATACTTGCTCCGGTAGCGGTATTCATGGCCACCGGGAAAACAGGTGACGGCTCGGCCATACTTGTTCCCGAAAAAACAGCATTAATCCTCTCCATGACCTCTCTGGCCGTTACTGTTGCCGCATCCCTGTTCGGCAAGGGCTGGCTGAAACTTATACCTATTTTATGCGGTATCGGGGCCGGATATCTTGTATCCATCTTCCTCGGCCTTGTAAGCTTTGAAGCTGTGGCCGCCGCTCCGTGGATCGCCATGCCCAACTTCACCTTTCCTGAATGGAACCTTCAGGCTGTTCTGTTCATTGTTCCGGTAGCAATTGCTCCGGCCATTGAACACTTCGGGGATATTCTGGCTATCAGCTCTGTCGCCGGGAAAAATTACGTGGAAGATCCGGGGATACAGAACACCATGCTCGGAGACGGTCTGGCCACCTCTCTTGCCGCCTGCCTTGGCGGACCGCCGAACACAACCTACTCTGAAGTAACCGGCGCTGTAGCACTGGTAAAGGCATTCAACCCCGCAATCATGACCTGGGCCTCGATAGTGGCCATAGTGCTCGCATTCTGCGGCAAGGTCGGAGCCTTTCTGGCAACCATCCCCGTACCGGTCATGGGCGGCATCATGGTCCTTCTGTTCGGCGCCATCATGGTTGTGGGAATGAACACTCTTGTGCGTTCCGGTGAAGACCTCATGGAACCGCGCAACCTCGCTATCGTGGCCCTCATCGTCATTTTCGGAGTCGGAGGCATGTCCGTACCTACCCCGTTCAGCGATGAATTCCGTCTCGGCGGAATCGGGCTGGCAGGCATACTCGGGGTTGTTCTCAACCTCATCCTGCCCAGACCGGCCAAATCAGAATAA